In Streptomyces alboniger, the following are encoded in one genomic region:
- a CDS encoding carbohydrate ABC transporter permease: MTLATATKRSARGAPNRGGADHGAWFLVLPALIPILVLSVGPLLYGIALAFTDSQSGRTEPTQWIGALNFQDLLHDTLFWDSFRIGLLWAFGVTVPQFLLALGLALLLNQNLRFRWLARALAIIPWAMPEVVVGIMWRLVYHPDAGVLNETLSTFGLGEGKDWLTGTATALFAVIAVGVWAGMPQTTVALLAGLQNTPRELHEAAAMDGAGAWRRFRTVTWPAIKPIALAITALNFIWNFNSFALVYVLTQGGPGGRTRLPMLFAYEQAFRYGQFGYAAAMGCVMVAVISVLLAVYLVGRLKGGDEA, translated from the coding sequence GTGACATTGGCGACCGCGACGAAGCGGTCAGCGAGAGGCGCGCCGAACCGCGGAGGCGCGGACCACGGTGCGTGGTTCCTCGTGCTGCCCGCGCTGATCCCGATTCTCGTCCTCAGCGTCGGCCCCCTCCTCTACGGCATCGCGCTGGCCTTCACCGACTCCCAGTCGGGCCGCACCGAGCCCACGCAGTGGATCGGCGCCCTCAACTTCCAGGACCTGCTGCACGACACGCTCTTCTGGGACTCGTTCCGGATCGGCCTCCTCTGGGCGTTCGGCGTCACCGTGCCGCAGTTCCTGCTCGCGCTCGGCCTCGCGCTGCTGCTCAACCAGAACCTGCGCTTCCGCTGGCTGGCGCGGGCGCTCGCGATCATTCCCTGGGCGATGCCCGAGGTGGTCGTCGGCATCATGTGGCGCCTCGTCTACCACCCGGACGCGGGCGTGCTCAACGAAACGCTCTCCACCTTCGGCCTCGGCGAGGGCAAGGACTGGCTGACCGGCACGGCCACCGCGCTCTTCGCCGTGATCGCCGTCGGCGTCTGGGCGGGCATGCCGCAGACCACCGTCGCCCTGCTCGCCGGGTTGCAGAACACCCCGCGCGAGCTGCACGAAGCGGCCGCGATGGACGGCGCGGGCGCCTGGCGGCGCTTTCGGACCGTCACCTGGCCCGCCATCAAGCCGATCGCCCTCGCCATCACGGCGCTCAACTTCATCTGGAACTTCAACTCCTTCGCCCTCGTCTACGTCCTCACCCAGGGCGGCCCCGGCGGCCGCACCCGCCTGCCCATGCTCTTCGCCTACGAACAGGCGTTCCGCTACGGTCAGTTCGGCTACGCCGCGGCCATGGGCTGTGTGATGGTCGCCGTGATCTCCGTGCTCCTCGCCGTCTACCTCGTGGGCCGCCTGAAGGGGGGCGACGAGGCATGA
- a CDS encoding MFS transporter: MPLTVNQSAYWWPVFAGLVVTGVGQGLAFPALTVLGLRGVPQAQQGAASAVTATATVPQGGITP, encoded by the coding sequence TTGCCCCTGACGGTCAATCAGAGCGCTTACTGGTGGCCGGTGTTCGCCGGTCTGGTCGTGACCGGCGTCGGTCAGGGTCTGGCCTTCCCGGCGCTCACGGTACTGGGCCTGCGGGGTGTCCCGCAGGCCCAGCAGGGCGCGGCCTCCGCGGTGACCGCCACCGCGACCGTGCCGCAGGGCGGGATCACGCCGTGA
- a CDS encoding carbohydrate ABC transporter permease, whose translation MMRTKKSTRAAQYVALAAYLVFLAFPFLWLISTAFKPARELGSLDPTWIPKDPTLENFRQAFDEQPLLQAAGNSLVAAVSAALIAVVIATPMAYVMARHRTRLAKAATGWVVVSQAFPFVLIIIPLFLILKNLHLINSLLGLIMVYVVWSLPFALWMLVGYVRAVPAELEEAAAVDGASRVRTFVSVVAPLLAPGIVATAMFAFITAWNEFFFALVLLKTPEKQTLPVILNRFIGAEGVADLGPLAAAAFLATIPSLVIFAIIQKRITGGMLAGAVKA comes from the coding sequence ATGATGCGTACGAAGAAGTCCACGCGCGCCGCGCAGTACGTGGCGCTCGCCGCCTACCTCGTCTTCCTCGCCTTCCCGTTCCTCTGGCTGATCTCCACGGCCTTCAAGCCCGCGCGGGAGCTGGGCAGCCTCGACCCCACCTGGATCCCGAAGGACCCGACCCTGGAGAACTTCCGGCAGGCCTTCGACGAACAGCCGCTCCTCCAGGCCGCCGGCAACTCCTTGGTCGCCGCGGTCAGCGCGGCCCTGATCGCGGTCGTCATCGCGACACCGATGGCGTACGTCATGGCCAGGCACCGCACGCGTCTGGCGAAGGCGGCCACCGGCTGGGTGGTGGTCAGCCAGGCGTTCCCGTTCGTCCTGATCATCATTCCGCTCTTCCTGATCCTGAAGAACCTCCACCTGATCAACTCGCTGCTCGGACTGATCATGGTGTACGTGGTGTGGTCGCTGCCCTTCGCGCTGTGGATGCTCGTCGGATACGTCCGCGCGGTGCCGGCCGAGCTGGAGGAGGCGGCCGCGGTGGACGGCGCGAGCAGGGTGCGGACGTTCGTCTCGGTCGTCGCGCCGCTGCTCGCACCCGGCATCGTGGCCACGGCGATGTTCGCCTTCATCACCGCGTGGAACGAGTTCTTCTTCGCGCTCGTCCTGCTCAAGACCCCGGAGAAGCAGACGTTGCCGGTCATCCTCAACCGCTTCATCGGCGCGGAGGGCGTCGCGGACCTCGGCCCCCTCGCAGCAGCGGCGTTCCTCGCGACCATCCCCTCGCTCGTCATCTTCGCGATCATCCAGAAGCGGATCACGGGCGGCATGCTGGCGGGGGCGGTGAAGGCCTGA
- a CDS encoding M1 family metallopeptidase: MTTACTTSSTSDRADGTPRAGATGVDDHLFPALGNGGYDVAHYALELDYVPDDNALEGTAVITARATQDLSRFSLDLAGLRVRHAAVDGSDARFSRKKNKLTLAPARPIRKGETFRTTVRYDGTPRMLTASDGGNEGWIETDDGVAALGEPTGSMTWFPGNHHPSDKATYDIDVTVPSDYTAVSNGTLRETRQRGKRTTFRWHNPEPTASYVASVVTGVFDVSTTTTDDGLPVYTAVDPDEADGPVDVHDLVPEVVDWASDRFGPYPFSSTGAVVDHLPDLGYALETQTRPYFQEAPDTRLVVHELAHQWFGNSVTPRAWQDMWLNEGFATYAEWLWDEEHGHRSAQRTFDSFYDGTHSESDGIWDFPAADLPSAARVSDRPVYGRGAMTLHQLRETVGDRTFFGILRTWTREHRHGNADTEQFIALCEKKSGQDLTELFDTWLFSAEKPDAD, translated from the coding sequence GTGACGACCGCCTGCACGACCTCGTCGACGTCGGACCGCGCCGACGGGACGCCGCGCGCCGGTGCCACCGGCGTCGACGACCACCTGTTCCCCGCCCTCGGCAACGGCGGTTACGACGTCGCCCACTACGCCCTGGAACTGGACTACGTCCCCGACGACAACGCCCTCGAAGGCACCGCCGTGATCACCGCGCGGGCGACGCAGGACCTGTCCCGCTTCAGCCTGGACCTCGCGGGCCTGCGCGTGCGCCACGCCGCCGTCGACGGCTCCGACGCCCGCTTCAGCAGGAAGAAGAACAAGCTGACGCTCGCCCCCGCCCGGCCCATCCGCAAGGGCGAGACCTTCCGGACCACCGTCCGGTACGACGGGACGCCCCGGATGCTCACGGCGAGCGACGGCGGCAACGAGGGCTGGATCGAGACGGACGACGGCGTGGCAGCGCTGGGCGAACCCACCGGCTCCATGACCTGGTTCCCCGGCAACCACCACCCGTCCGACAAGGCGACGTACGACATCGACGTCACCGTGCCGTCCGACTACACCGCGGTCAGCAACGGAACACTGCGCGAGACGCGGCAGCGCGGCAAGCGCACCACCTTCCGCTGGCACAACCCCGAGCCCACGGCGAGCTACGTCGCGAGCGTCGTCACCGGCGTCTTCGACGTCTCCACCACTACGACGGACGACGGCCTGCCCGTCTACACGGCCGTCGACCCCGATGAGGCGGACGGGCCCGTCGACGTCCACGACCTGGTGCCCGAGGTCGTCGACTGGGCCAGTGACCGCTTCGGCCCCTACCCCTTCTCCTCGACCGGCGCCGTCGTCGACCACCTCCCCGACCTCGGCTACGCCCTGGAGACGCAGACCAGGCCGTACTTCCAGGAGGCACCCGACACTCGCCTGGTCGTCCACGAACTGGCACACCAGTGGTTCGGCAACTCCGTCACGCCCCGCGCCTGGCAGGACATGTGGCTGAACGAGGGTTTCGCCACCTACGCCGAGTGGCTGTGGGACGAGGAGCACGGACACCGCAGCGCCCAGCGCACCTTCGACTCCTTCTACGACGGCACGCATTCGGAGAGCGACGGCATCTGGGACTTCCCGGCCGCCGACCTGCCGAGCGCCGCCCGGGTCTCCGACAGGCCGGTGTACGGCAGGGGCGCCATGACGCTGCACCAGCTGCGCGAGACCGTGGGCGACCGCACCTTCTTCGGCATCCTGCGCACCTGGACGCGTGAGCACCGGCACGGGAACGCCGACACCGAGCAGTTCATCGCGCTGTGCGAGAAGAAGTCGGGGCAGGACCTCACTGAGCTGTTCGACACCTGGCTCTTCTCGGCGGAGAAGCCGGACGCCGACTGA
- a CDS encoding ABC transporter substrate-binding protein: MRTAPRLLTAAATALALLLTGCSGDSGDDDGKITLQFQSLAWQKESVDANKALVEEWNATHPDVKVEYVQGSWDSVHDQLLTSFEGGEAPDIIHDASDDLADFAYGGYLADLGELLPDRLKSDIPKRSWQTTTFGGKVYGVPFLQEPRVLIANAKWLKKSGVRIPTPEKPWSWEEFRDVSEELGDGEDGKYGVAWPLKEPVSATLNLSLSTGGQMFHRGADGKVDVRFGEADEIMPRTVHDQVNDDKSASGTTLGMGGSDTLPGFFGGKYAMVPLGFSYRQQIVQQAPKGFDWQVLPAPAGSEGLAQGVSPQTLSVAEDSPHKKEAAEFIDFFLQPDNMVKLARGDWMLPTGKEALKDPALRTGKHDWAAGTALAEDLRSAPAQSVRGYPEWKDKVATPAFQEYYSGAIDLDELRERLVEDGNLVLARYQR; the protein is encoded by the coding sequence ATGCGTACCGCACCGCGTCTGCTGACCGCCGCGGCCACCGCGCTCGCCCTGCTGCTCACCGGATGCAGCGGCGACTCCGGCGACGACGACGGGAAGATCACGCTCCAGTTCCAGTCCCTGGCCTGGCAGAAGGAGTCCGTCGACGCCAACAAGGCGCTCGTCGAGGAGTGGAACGCCACCCACCCCGACGTCAAGGTCGAGTACGTCCAGGGAAGCTGGGACAGCGTCCACGACCAGCTGCTCACCTCCTTCGAGGGCGGCGAGGCGCCCGACATCATCCACGACGCCTCGGACGACCTCGCCGACTTCGCCTACGGCGGCTACCTCGCGGACCTCGGCGAGCTGCTCCCCGACCGTCTGAAGTCCGACATCCCGAAGCGCAGCTGGCAGACGACGACGTTCGGCGGCAAGGTCTACGGCGTGCCGTTCCTCCAGGAGCCGCGTGTACTGATCGCCAACGCGAAGTGGCTGAAGAAGTCGGGCGTCCGGATCCCCACCCCCGAGAAGCCGTGGAGCTGGGAGGAGTTCAGGGACGTCAGCGAGGAACTCGGCGACGGCGAGGACGGCAAGTATGGCGTCGCCTGGCCGTTGAAGGAGCCGGTCTCCGCGACGCTCAACCTCTCGCTGTCGACGGGCGGCCAGATGTTCCACCGCGGTGCGGACGGCAAGGTCGACGTCCGCTTCGGCGAGGCCGACGAGATCATGCCCCGCACGGTCCACGACCAGGTCAACGACGACAAGAGCGCCAGCGGTACGACGCTCGGCATGGGCGGGTCCGACACGCTGCCCGGCTTCTTCGGCGGGAAGTACGCGATGGTCCCGCTCGGCTTCTCCTACCGCCAGCAGATCGTCCAGCAGGCCCCCAAGGGCTTCGACTGGCAGGTGCTTCCCGCGCCCGCCGGGTCCGAGGGGCTCGCACAGGGCGTCAGCCCGCAGACCCTGTCCGTCGCCGAGGACAGCCCGCACAAGAAGGAAGCGGCCGAGTTCATCGACTTCTTCCTCCAGCCGGACAACATGGTGAAGCTGGCGCGCGGCGACTGGATGCTGCCGACCGGCAAGGAGGCGCTGAAAGACCCCGCGCTGCGCACCGGGAAGCACGACTGGGCGGCGGGCACGGCCCTCGCCGAGGATCTGCGCTCGGCGCCCGCCCAGTCGGTGCGGGGCTATCCGGAGTGGAAGGACAAGGTCGCCACCCCGGCGTTCCAGGAGTACTACAGCGGGGCGATCGACCTGGACGAGCTGCGCGAACGCCTGGTGGAGGACGGCAATCTGGTCCTGGCGAGATATCAGCGCTAG